The following coding sequences lie in one Thermomicrobium sp. 4228-Ro genomic window:
- a CDS encoding DedA family protein encodes MESWIRDILVTLGYIGLFILLIAETVFPPIPSEVVLPLAGFLVSRGHLNPLVAVGVATLGSYVGALMLYLAGRYGGRAFLLRYGRILRLGPETLENADRWFRRWGSQFVLWGRLVPVARSVVSVPAGTFRMPFWRFSLLTLIGSSVWNTVLIGSGWLLGEHWEQVTVWVERYTSALVTLAVLSALAWLFFVFGRRRRHQRERTGSPRPSSESTERV; translated from the coding sequence GTGGAGAGCTGGATTCGCGATATCCTGGTGACGCTCGGCTACATCGGACTCTTTATCCTCCTCATCGCCGAGACCGTGTTTCCCCCCATCCCATCGGAGGTTGTGCTGCCACTGGCTGGCTTTCTCGTCAGCCGGGGCCACCTGAACCCGCTCGTCGCAGTCGGCGTCGCGACCCTCGGTTCGTACGTAGGGGCGCTCATGCTCTATCTCGCGGGGCGCTACGGTGGTCGCGCGTTCTTGCTTCGCTACGGCCGCATCCTCCGTCTCGGTCCGGAAACGCTCGAGAACGCTGACAGATGGTTCCGTCGCTGGGGTTCCCAGTTCGTCCTCTGGGGCCGCCTCGTGCCCGTGGCGCGGAGCGTCGTATCGGTGCCAGCGGGGACGTTCCGCATGCCGTTCTGGCGCTTCAGCCTGCTGACGTTGATCGGAAGCAGTGTCTGGAATACGGTCCTCATCGGGAGCGGCTGGCTCCTCGGCGAACACTGGGAGCAGGTGACAGTCTGGGTCGAACGCTACACGTCTGCTCTCGTCACACTCGCTGTCCTTTCCGCTCTCGCATGGCTGTTCTTCGTCTTCGGGCGGCGACGCCGCCACCAGCGAGAACGCACCGGGTCACCCCGCCCCTCGAGTGAGAGCACCGAGCGCGTCTAG
- a CDS encoding LLM class flavin-dependent oxidoreductase: MEKDGRKRPLEVGILVPQGEYRWNGRLPRWSDLAAMARLAEDIGLDSLWVVDHLLYRTPDGEPEGMWECWSLLSALAAVTERVTLGTLVVCTNWRNPALIAKMAETVDEICGGRLILGLGAGNTEHEFRRFGFPWERRVSRFAEALHIIHGLLRNGWIDFAGEFYTVRDCLLRPRGPRPQGPPILVGGNGQRLLRLAARYADIWNTYYDFTGNRASGVIQQIAAFHAACQDVGRDPANVELSASALVAFPGHGRIYGVVADPVRGTPEEIAEEFRAYARAGVRHLQLRIEPNTLDGLEQLGRVLEVLDRG; encoded by the coding sequence ATGGAGAAGGACGGACGGAAACGCCCGCTCGAAGTCGGCATCCTCGTGCCGCAAGGCGAGTACCGGTGGAACGGCCGGCTGCCGCGGTGGAGCGACCTGGCTGCGATGGCTCGCCTCGCTGAGGATATCGGACTCGACTCGCTCTGGGTCGTCGATCATCTCCTGTATCGCACACCGGACGGGGAACCCGAGGGGATGTGGGAGTGCTGGTCGCTCCTTTCGGCACTGGCAGCGGTTACCGAACGGGTCACGCTCGGGACGCTCGTCGTCTGTACCAACTGGCGCAATCCTGCGCTCATCGCGAAGATGGCCGAAACAGTCGATGAAATCTGCGGCGGGCGACTCATCCTGGGACTCGGTGCGGGGAACACCGAACACGAGTTCCGCCGTTTCGGTTTCCCCTGGGAGCGACGGGTCAGCCGCTTCGCCGAGGCGCTGCACATCATTCACGGGCTCCTGCGCAACGGCTGGATCGATTTCGCGGGCGAGTTCTATACCGTGCGCGACTGCCTCCTGCGACCGCGTGGGCCCCGGCCGCAGGGGCCACCGATCCTGGTCGGCGGCAATGGCCAGCGGCTGCTCCGTCTCGCCGCGCGCTACGCTGACATCTGGAACACGTACTACGACTTCACGGGTAATCGCGCCAGCGGTGTCATCCAGCAGATCGCCGCTTTTCATGCAGCGTGCCAGGACGTCGGGCGAGATCCGGCGAACGTCGAACTCTCGGCGTCCGCTCTCGTTGCCTTTCCTGGCCACGGGCGGATCTACGGCGTGGTTGCCGATCCTGTCCGGGGAACACCGGAGGAAATCGCCGAGGAATTCCGCGCCTATGCGCGGGCAGGTGTGCGACACCTGCAACTCCGGATCGAGCCGAACACGCTGGACGGTCTCGAGCAGCTGGGGCGGGTGCTCGAGGTGCTCGACCGTGGCTGA
- a CDS encoding MFS transporter: MRAATSLRRHARLATFMLGHFSVDLMSGLLPALYPLLVLELGLDYNQVGTLAFAYTAAVSLTQPVFGYVADRWGVRRLAPLSLVWSGLFLGAYGFVREPVLLYPFAFLAGLGSGAYHPVGASRAALLADDRHRNTTMSVYTVSGTIGYALGPLAGVLLFRAFGLAGTLAALPLGLVAAVLVGWALRRYHERPAVSDPGAPARLGHVDWRALVPILLVVMLRSWAFMTVATFAPVWYRELGFEVLYGVVATVIVASGAIGTLLGGYLADRIGSWRVLIGSLAAALPALLLFTALPNQFGLLAAALFGFLADASISVTLVAAQRLLPGRAGVASGFILGMGFVTGGIGAPVTGWIADRFGLQLALASTAVPLLAALALCWSVPVSIFRRPVVARAATS, encoded by the coding sequence ATGCGCGCAGCTACCTCGCTCCGCCGTCACGCTCGGCTGGCCACCTTCATGCTCGGGCACTTCAGCGTCGACCTCATGAGCGGGCTCCTGCCCGCGCTCTATCCCCTCCTCGTGCTCGAGCTGGGGCTCGACTACAACCAAGTCGGCACGCTCGCCTTCGCCTACACCGCTGCTGTCTCCCTCACCCAACCGGTCTTCGGGTACGTGGCGGACCGCTGGGGTGTGCGTCGACTCGCCCCGCTCAGCCTCGTCTGGTCAGGGCTCTTCCTCGGAGCCTACGGTTTCGTACGGGAACCGGTCCTCCTGTACCCGTTTGCCTTTCTCGCTGGCCTCGGCTCCGGAGCCTATCATCCGGTCGGCGCCTCGCGCGCTGCGCTGCTCGCCGACGACCGGCATCGGAACACGACGATGTCGGTCTACACGGTGAGCGGGACGATCGGCTACGCGCTCGGCCCGCTCGCTGGCGTCCTCTTGTTCCGGGCCTTCGGTCTCGCCGGGACCCTCGCCGCACTACCGCTCGGCCTGGTGGCAGCAGTGCTCGTCGGCTGGGCACTGCGCCGCTACCACGAGCGTCCCGCCGTCAGCGACCCAGGAGCGCCCGCGCGACTGGGACACGTCGACTGGCGAGCGCTGGTCCCGATCCTCCTGGTCGTGATGCTCCGTAGCTGGGCCTTCATGACCGTCGCGACCTTCGCCCCGGTCTGGTACCGCGAGCTGGGGTTCGAGGTGCTCTACGGCGTCGTGGCGACCGTGATCGTCGCCAGCGGCGCCATCGGTACGTTGCTCGGCGGCTACCTGGCCGACCGGATCGGCTCCTGGCGCGTCTTGATCGGTTCGCTGGCCGCAGCACTCCCCGCGCTGCTCCTCTTCACGGCACTGCCGAACCAGTTCGGTCTCCTGGCCGCTGCGCTGTTCGGGTTCCTCGCCGACGCCTCGATCTCCGTTACGCTGGTCGCGGCCCAGCGGCTGCTACCGGGCCGGGCTGGCGTCGCCTCCGGCTTCATCCTCGGCATGGGGTTCGTTACCGGCGGCATCGGCGCACCGGTGACCGGCTGGATCGCGGACCGCTTCGGGCTCCAGCTCGCGCTCGCCAGCACCGCCGTACCGCTGCTGGCCGCCCTCGCCCTCTGCTGGTCCGTCCCGGTCAGCATCTTTCGCCGCCCGGTAGTGGCGAGGGCAGCCACCTCCTGA